The Musa acuminata AAA Group cultivar baxijiao chromosome BXJ2-5, Cavendish_Baxijiao_AAA, whole genome shotgun sequence genomic interval CGAACCGGGAGTCGGCGAGGAGGTCGCGGATTAGGAAGCAGCGGCAACTGGAGGATCTGACGAACCAGGTGGCCCAGCTGAGCAAGGAGAAGGGGCGGATCGTGATGCAGGTGGACGAGCTGGCGCAGCACCAGCTGCGGCTGGAGACGGAGAACGACATGCTGAGGGTCCGGGTGGCGGAGCTGACGGAGCGGTTGCGGTCTCTGAGCTCGGTGCTCCGCCTCG includes:
- the LOC103986276 gene encoding bZIP transcription factor 53; the protein is MSPARSLQGSWSDGDARLTAEERKQRRKLSNRESARRSRIRKQRQLEDLTNQVAQLSKEKGRIVMQVDELAQHQLRLETENDMLRVRVAELTERLRSLSSVLRLVEELSGVAMDVPEIPDPLLKPWQPPGPALPVMAAAADMFQP